One Tetrapisispora phaffii CBS 4417 chromosome 3, complete genome DNA segment encodes these proteins:
- the TPHA0C00130 gene encoding uncharacterized protein (similar to Saccharomyces cerevisiae BAT2 (YJR148W) and BAT1 (YHR208W); ancestral locus Anc_4.389) yields the protein MTVAPLDACYLKITSNPNPSVPKPNNELVFGKTFTDHMLTVEWDIETGWGIPEIKPYGNLSLDPSCCVFHYAFELFEGMKAYRTKDNKISLFRPDMNMKRMNKSAERICLPSFDEEELIKLIGKLIEQDKHLVPEGEGYSLYIRPTMIGSSNGLGVSIPTKAMIFVILSPVGPYYKTGFKAVKLEATDYATRAWPGGCGDKKLGANYAPCILPQRQAASRGYQQNLWLFGPEKYVTEVGTMNVFFVFEDSKTGKKELVTAPLDGTILEGVTRASVLELARQNLNPSEWEVNERYCSIYEIAERSKKGELIEAFGSGTAAVVSPIKEIGWENEKIDIPLLAGEQSGALTKSVAAWISDIQYGRVQHKNWVRVVAEL from the coding sequence ATGACTGTGGCACCATTAGACGCttgttatttaaaaatcaCATCAAACCCAAACCCTTCCGTTCCAAAAcctaataatgaattagtATTTGGCAAAACATTTACTGATCATATGTTGACCGTGGAATGGGATATCGAGACAGGTTGGGGTATTCCTGAAATTAAACCTTACGGTAACTTGTCTTTAGATCCTTCCTGTTGTGTATTCCATTATGCTTTTGAATTGTTCGAAGGTATGAAGGCATATAGAACGAAAGATAATAAGATATCTCTTTTCCGTCCAGATATGAACATGAAAAGAATGAATAAATCTGCGGAAAGAATCTGTTTACCAAGCTtcgatgaagaagaattaataaaactgATCGGTAAATTGATCGAACAAGACAAGCATTTGGTTCCAGAAGGCGAAGGTTACTCTTTGTACATTAGACCAACTATGATCGGTAGTTCAAATGGTTTGGGCGTTTCAATACCAACTAAAGCTATGATTTTTGTTATCCTATCACCAGTGGGACCATATTACAAGACTGGGTTTAAGGCCGTTAAATTAGAGGCTACCGATTATGCTACAAGGGCTTGGCCTGGTGGTTGTGGTGACAAGAAGTTAGGTGCAAATTATGCACCATGCATATTACCTCAACGTCAAGCTGCTTCAAGAGGTTACCAACAAAATCTGTGGCTTTTCGGTCCAGAAAAGTATGTCACGGAGGTCGGAACTATGAATGTATTTTTCGTCTTTGAAGATTCAAAAACAGGCAAAAAAGAGCTTGTCACAGCTCCATTGGATGGAACAATTCTAGAAGGTGTCACTAGAGCTTCTGTGCTAGAATTAGCTAGACAAAATTTAAACCCAAGTGAATGGGAGGTGAACGAACGTTACTGTTCCATATACGAAATCGCAGAAAGATCTAAAAAAGGGGAGCTAATCGAAGCATTTGGATCTGGTACAGCAGCTGTCGTTTCTccaattaaagaaattggtTGGGAAAATGAGAAAATCGATATTCCCCTATTGGCCGGCGAGCAAAGTGGTGCGTTAACTAAATCTGTTGCTGCATGGATATCCGATATTCAATACGGTAGAGTTCAGCATAAAAATTGGGTCCGCGTAGTTGCTGAATTATAA
- the FAU1 gene encoding 5-formyltetrahydrofolate cyclo-ligase (similar to Saccharomyces cerevisiae FAU1 (YER183C); ancestral locus Anc_4.388) has protein sequence MSAKNLLRKHVYSKVKILTDVDIQRQSVNITKVVETFIKPYNAIACFMSMEKGEVDTKHIIKNIYDQGKELYLPRCTHTLETGHSPFRSNGDKHHPHLTFHKVESWEIAKNLKPQGKYNLREPEREDPAPLPPKLDVILVPGVAFELKNGARIGHGAGYYDDFFLRYQHRHQQATQNMPLLVGLCLNEQIVNSIPEESHDYKMDAIICGDGKLYWFNNKTNQYNTA, from the coding sequence ATGAGTGCAAAGAACTTGCTAAGGAAACATGTTTACAGTAAAGTAAAGATTTTAACAGATGTCGATATTCAACGACAATCAGTCAATATTACTAAAGTAGTAGAAACTTTTATAAAACCATATAATGCTATTGCATGTTTTATGAGTATGGAGAAAGGTGAAGTAGATACAAAACatataatcaaaaatatatacgATCAAGGGAAAGAATTATATCTACCAAGATGCACACATACTCTAGAGACAGGCCATTCTCCTTTCAGATCAAATGGTGATAAACATCATCCTCATTTAACTTTCCATAAGGTGGAATCGTGGGAAATAGCAAAGAATTTGAAGCCCCAAGGAAAGTATAACCTTAGGGAACCTGAAAGGGAAGATCCTGCACCACTGCCCCCTAAATTAGATGTTATACTGGTTCCTGGTGTTGCATTTGAGTTAAAGAATGGGGCCAGAATTGGACATGGTGCAGGTTACTatgatgatttttttcttaGGTATCAACATAGACATCAACAGGCTACTCAAAATATGCCACTACTTGTTGGACTGTGTCtaaatgaacaaattgTGAATTCTATTCCAGAAGAATCTCACGATTATAAAATGGATGCAATAATATGTGGGGATGGCAAGTTATATTGGTTCAATAACAAAACTAATCAATACAATACAgcataa
- the TPHA0C00150 gene encoding uncharacterized protein (similar to Saccharomyces cerevisiae SKN7 (YHR206W) and HMS2 (YJR147W); ancestral locus Anc_4.385): MDSQFVGDRGSLDLNEILPSVKEETENIQNEKRLSNAQADKSASAKQQNEFVRKIYSILEGGEYPEIVTWTEAGDSFVVVDTGKFTSQILPNHFKHSNFASFVRQLNKYDFHKVKRTQEERKVWQYGELSWEFKHPLFKRGQEENLDNIKRKIGTQKKPTDRSLVLKNTEGQEYVLDTEASMNLLKKKTVSIDAFNKVKKKVDFLTRDLEDNNKRYSQLNGEFEKLNNKYYTVLESLLTFKTANDTLVNKFNTLCTSIADQGIKLPDMIQFSVNSPQRELELTTSGISNPQSVHNEINLGENSDDPLPIHKANKTPSISDLPNPILENDENINTIDGDLAQGDTILKKGFNVLLVEDDEVSIQLCSKFLIKYGCTVQVVTDGLAAISTLEKYRFDLVLMDIVMPNLDGATATSIIRNFDNETPIIAMTGSIEHQDLITYLQHGMNDILAKPFTRRDLYSMLTRYLKNRVPLSQQVNIPADVVHKQLKPGSSNLESPLILDDMPPLKKSKI, translated from the coding sequence ATGGATTCACAATTTGTAGGAGATAGAGGTTCTTTAGActtaaatgaaatattgcCTTCAGTGAAGGAAGAAACGGagaatattcaaaatgaaaagagGTTAAGTAATGCACAAGCAGATAAATCTGCATCTGCAAAGCAGCAGAATGAATTTGtgagaaaaatatatagtATATTAGAGGGAGGAGAGTATCCAGAAATTGTAACATGGACAGAAGCCGGTGATAGTTTTGTCGTTGTAGATACAGGTAAATTTACCTCTCAAATATTGCCAAATCATTTTAAGCATTCAAACTTCGCAAGTTTTGTTCGTCAGTTAAATAAATACGACTTTCATAAAGTAAAGAGAACtcaagaagaaagaaaagtaTGGCAATACGGTGAGTTAAGCTGGGAATTTAAACATCCATTGTTCAAAAGAGgacaagaagaaaatttagataatattaaaagaaagataGGAACACAAAAGAAGCCAACTGATAGAAGCTTAGTACTGAAAAATACCGAAGGACAAGAGTATGTTTTAGATACAGAGGCTTCAAtgaatttgttgaaaaagaaaaccGTTAGTATAGATgcatttaataaagttaaaaagaAAGTGGATTTTTTAACAAGAGATTTAGAagacaataataaaaggTATTCACAGCTTAATGGAGAATTCGAAAAGTTGAACAACAAATATTACACAGTTCTGGAAAGTTTATTAACATTTAAGACTGCAAATGATACTTTAGtgaataaattcaataccTTATGTACTTCTATAGCCGACCAAGGAATCAAATTACCAGATATGATACAGTTTAGTGTAAATTCGCCGCAAAGAGAACTAGAATTAACAACTTCAGGAATTTCTAACCCACAGTCTGTCCATAACGAAATAAATTTGGGAGAAAATTCAGATGACCCTCTGCCGATCCACAAAGCAAATAAAACACCTTCTATCTCTGATTTACCTAACCctattttagaaaatgatgaaaatataaatactaTTGATGGTGACCTTGCTCAAGGAGatacaatattaaaaaaaggGTTCAATGTCCTCTTGGtagaagatgatgaagtATCAATCCAGTTATgttctaaatttttaattaaatatggCTGTACGGTTCAAGTGGTTACTGATGGGCTAGCCGCAATTTCAACATTAGAAAAATACAGATTTGACTTAGTTCTAATGGATATAGTGATGCCAAATTTAGATGGTGCAACTGCAACATCGATAATTAGAAACTTCGACAATGAGACGCCTATAATTGCTATGACGGGTAGCATAGAGCATCAAGATTTGATTACATACTTACAACATGGTATGAATGATATCTTAGCCAAGCCATTTACCAGAAGAGATCTGTATTCCATGCTAACTAGGTATTTAAAGAACAGAGTACCATTATCTCAACAAGTAAATATACCTGCGGATGTAGTGCACAAACAACTTAAACCTGGATCCTCAAATTTAGAATCTCCTCTGATACTAGATGATATGCCTCCGTTAAAGAAGTCTAAAATTTGA
- the TPHA0C00160 gene encoding serine/threonine-protein kinase (similar to Saccharomyces cerevisiae SCH9 (YHR205W); ancestral locus Anc_4.384): protein MNFFTSKSKDKYKNSDMANENKHNNTSGFFPMTSQAGTPTTAISSSSYAMGTTSAIPSQHVISPIRTVNKENVTATTTSANSTQDSNRSNIGRSISQLSNNINNLNLVQVQDMVNEEGQDSEGANFSAQASGPTTDIPRGKLEVTIIEARNLLTRSKDAEPYVVCTFESSEFISDGPEKNVASNENEINASQENIDIHKHNPLPVIKENNKNLRSLYTTRSSSQLEKLMHDNNNSNYHKTLSSNNQNLSCNNNARDGTNPIWHHTTIFDVLGAHSELDISVYDSNNDDMFLGQIKLRPNINSTNFAKNCQGYTLQKRVLDDNVSGEILVKWEYRSTKKRHYGPSDFEVLRLLGKGTFGQVYQVKKKDTKRIYAMKVLSKKVIVKKNEIAHTIGERNILVHSASKTCPFIVSLKFSFQTPTDLYLVTDYMSGGELFWHLQKEGRFTEDRAKFYIAQLVLALEYLHDNDIVYRDLKPENILLDANGNIALCDFGLSKADLKDRTNTFCGTTEYLAPELLLDETGYTKMVDFWSLGVLIFEMCCGWSPFFAEDNQKMYQKIAFGKVKFPRDILSPEGRSFVKGLLNRNPNHRLGSIDDGRELRAHPFFADIEWDALREKKIVPPFKPHLNSEIDTSNFDPEFTQASTSYMNKHQLMAATPLSPAMQAKFAGFTFVDESALDDLYHNGYNNRKMLQNSYFMQPGSFIPGDPNLPADEDVIDEDDGSDHDMNHSGVNSPSQMSFDQHHMDDEFGGRFEM, encoded by the coding sequence atgaatttCTTCACGTCAAAGTCTAAGGacaaatacaaaaatagtGATATGGCAAATGAAAATAAGCATAATAACACTAGTGGGTTTTTTCCAATGACCTCTCAAGCTGGTACTCCAACTACAGCAATTAGCTCGAGTTCTTATGCCATGGGCACAACAAGTGCCATTCCCTCACAACATGTAATATCGCCAATAAGAACAGTTAATAAGGAAAATGTCACGGCTACTACCACAAGTGCGAATTCAACGCAAGATTCGAACAGAAGCAACATTGGCAGAAGCATATCTCAGTTAAgcaataatatcaataatttaaatcttGTGCAAGTGCAAGATATGGTAAATGAAGAAGGCCAAGACTCCGAGGGAGCTAACTTCTCCGCTCAGGCATCAGGTCCAACAACAGATATTCCAAGGGGTAAATTGGAAGTTACAATTATAGAAGCACGTAATTTACTAACTAGGTCTAAGGACGCTGAACCTTATGTCGTCTGTACTTTTGAAAGCTCGGAATTCATTTCAGATGGCCCTGAGAAAAATGTTGCttctaatgaaaatgaaataaatgcAAGCCAAGAAAATATAGACATTCATAAACATAATCCACTTCCCgttattaaagaaaataacaaaaatctAAGATCTCTGTATACAACAAGATCTTCATCtcaattagaaaaattaatgcATGACAACAACAACTCAAATTATCATAAAACCTTGAGCtcaaataatcaaaatctCAGctgtaataataatgctaGAGATGGTACAAATCCTATTTGGCACCATACTACTATATTCGATGTATTAGGTGCTCATTCAGAATTAGATATCTCAGTTTACGATTCAAATAATGACGATATGTTTTTAGGTCAAATCAAACTAAGACCAAATATCAACTCTACTAACTTCGCCAAAAATTGTCAAGGATACACTTTACAAAAACGTGTGCTTGATGATAACGTTAGTGGTGAAATCTTGGTGAAGTGGGAGTATAGATCGACTAAAAAGAGACATTATGGCCCGAGCGATTTCGAAGTTTTAAGGTTATTAGGTAAAGGTACTTTTGGCCAAGTTTATCAagttaaaaagaaagatacAAAGAGAATATATGCCATGAAAGTCCTTTCTAAAAAGGTTATTGTCAAGAAGAATGAAATTGCACACACAATTGGGGAAAGAAATATTCTGGTACATTCTGCATCAAAAACATGTCCATTCATCGTCagtttaaaattttctttccAAACACCAACCGATCTATACTTAGTTACTGACTACATGTCAGGTGGTGAATTGTTTTGGCACTTGCAGAAAGAGGGCAGATTTACTGAAGATCGCgcaaaattttatattgcGCAATTAGTTCTAGCTTTGGAATACTTACACGACAACGATATTGTTTATAGAGATTTGAAACCAGAAAATATCTTGTTGGATGCTAATGGTAATATTGCATTGTGTGACTTTGGTTTATCTAAAGCTGACTTAAAAGACAGAACAAATACATTCTGTGGTACTACTGAATATTTGGCTCCAGAATTGTTATTAGATGAAACGGGGTATACTAAGATGGTGGACTTTTGGTCCTTAGGTGTTTTGATTTTCGAAATGTGCTGTGGTTGGTCTCCTTTCTTTGCTGAAGATAACCAGAAAAtgtatcaaaaaattgCATTCGGTAAAGTTAAATTTCCTCGCGATATACTTTCTCCTGAAGGCCGTTCATTCGTTAAAGGTCTATTAAATAGAAATCCAAATCATAGATTAGGTTCTATTGATGACGGTAGAGAACTAAGAGCTCATCCATTCTTTGCTGATATTGAATGGGATGCGTTAAGggagaaaaaaattgtacCTCCATTTAAACCACATTTGAATTCAGAAATAGATACTTCCAATTTTGATCCAGAATTTACACAAGCCTCGACTTCTTATATGAACAAACATCAACTTATGGCAGCAACACCATTATCGCCAGCCATGCAAGCAAAATTTGCTGGCTTTACGTTTGTTGATGAGTCTGCATTGGACGACCTTTATCACAATGGATACAACAATCGTAAAATGTTACAGAATTCCTACTTCATGCAACCAGGTTCGTTTATACCAGGTGATCCAAACCTGCCTGCAGACGAAGATGTGATTGACGAGGATGATGGTTCTGACCACGATATGAATCATTCCGGAGTGAACTCTCCTTCACAAATGTCTTTTGATCAACATCATATGGATGATGAATTTGGAGGCAGATTTGAGATGTAG
- the TPHA0C00170 gene encoding 40S ribosomal protein eS4 (similar to Saccharomyces cerevisiae RPS4B (YHR203C) and RPS4A (YJR145C); ancestral locus Anc_4.382), which produces MARGPKKHLKRLAAPHHWLLDKLSGCYAPRPSAGPHKLRESLPLIVFLRNRLKYALNGREVKAIMMQRHVKVDGKVRTDATYPAGFMDVITLEATNENFRLVYDVKGRFAVHRITDEEASYKLGKVKKVQLGKKGVPYVVTHDGRTIRYPDPNIKINDTVKIDLASGKITDFIKFDAGKLVYVTGGRNLGRIGTIVHKERHDGGFDLVHIKDSLDNTFVTRLNNVFVIGEPGKPFISLPKGKGIKLSISEERDRRRAQSGL; this is translated from the exons ATGGCTAGAGGACC AAAGAAGCATCTAAAGAGATTAGCAGCTCCACACCACTGGTTATTGGACAAACTATCTGGTTGTTACGCTCCAAGACCATCTGCTGGTCCACACAAATTGCGTGAATCTTTACCattaattgttttcttaAGAAACAGATTAAAGTATGCTTTAAATGGTCGTGAAGTCAAAGCTATCATGATGCAAAGACACGTTAAAGTTGATGGTAAGGTTAGAACTGATGCTACCTACCCAGCTGGTTTCATGGATGTCATCACTTTAGAAGCTACCAACGAAAACTTCAGATTAGTTTACGACGTTAAAGGTAGATTCGCTGTCCACAGAATTACCGATGAAGAAGCTTCTTACAAATTAGGTAAGGTTAAGAAGGTCCAATTGGGTAAGAAGGGTGTTCCATACGTTGTTACCCACGATGGTAGAACTATCAGATACCCAGATCCAAACATCAAGATCAACGACACTGTTAAGATCGACTTAGCTTCTGGTAAGATCACTGACTTCATCAAGTTCGATGCTGGTAAATTAGTTTACGTTACCGGTGGTCGTAACTTGGGTAGAATTGGTACTATCGTTCACAAGGAAAGACATGATGGTGGTTTCGATTTAGTTCACATCAAGGATTCCTTAGACAACACCTTCGTCACCAGATTAAACAATGTTTTTGTTATTGGTGAACCAGGTAAGCCATTCATCTCTTTACCAAAGGGTAAGGGTATCAAATTATCTATTTCTGAAGAACGTGACAGAAGAAGAGCTCAATCTGGTTTATAA
- the MET1 gene encoding uroporphyrinogen-III C-methyltransferase (similar to Saccharomyces cerevisiae MET1 (YKR069W); ancestral locus Anc_5.651), which translates to MSYPHLPLIISSKIENEIHLIIGSNQTNTFKHRVKAIIESGATPIIVESKQNQIKRIQLEFKQYFDKSQIKLKPKTFALTDLTTCGRTLVHKIVDKVFLFDEDINIIEQVYDQCLKLRIPICSYQKPEYSTFNLISTFTDSKKSGLQISVTTNGQGCVLANRIKREIVNSLPENISDVVINMSRLRNLIIKEDKLNSIIALSASRDKTFVENSFINYGLSADEDVWDSSNFNTHIKEFQMNVVDKRLKRSRWLSQIMEYYPLNKLSEVRLEDLSESDFNNNQNISNLATTRKTQLNTEDYSADNKTVVKRLKLDNDTSAIVVDKPQKGSISLVGSGPGSISMLTVGALQEIKSADLVLADKLVPQTIIDLIPKDTEIFFAKKFPGHAEKAQEELLQRGITALTEGKKVIRLKQGDPYIFGRGGEEFLYFKENGFTPTVLPGISSALAATVVSKIPATQRGIADQILICTGTGRKGALPTIPEYVESRTTVFLMALHRADILTKALLENSWKPNTPIAIVERASCKDQRVTRTLLKYLPDVIKDIGSRPPGLLVAGNAVNALVESDLDDNNKYSMIEGFREVQAELVGLI; encoded by the coding sequence ATGTCATATCCACATTTACCATTAAtcatttcttcaaaaattgaaaatgagaTTCACTTGATCATTGGCTCTAATCAAACAAATACTTTCAAACATAGAGTCAAAGCAATTATTGAATCCGGTGCTACTCCCATCATTGTAGAAAGTAAGCAAAATCAGATTAAGAGAATACAATTAGAATTTAagcaatattttgataaatctCAGATCAAATTAAAACCAAAGACCTTTGCTTTGACCGATTTAACTACATGCGGAAGAACGTTGGTTCATAAAATTGTAGATAAAGTATTTCtatttgatgaagatattaatataatagaacAAGTATATGATCAATGCTTAAAATTGAGAATTCCAATCTGCTCTTATCAGAAACCAGAATATTCTACTTtcaatttaatatcaaCATTCACTGATTCAAAGAAGAGCGGCTTACAAATTTCGGTGACGACCAATGGGCAAGGTTGTGTACTGGCAAATAGAATTAAAAGAGAAATTGTAAATAGTCTAccagaaaatatttctgaTGTCGTCATTAATATGAGCAGATTACGGAATTTAATCATCaaagaagataaattgaattcaataatagCTCTATCAGCATCGAGAGATAAAACTTTTGTTGAAAATAGTTTTATAAACTATGGATTATCTGCTGATGAAGATGTCTGGGACTCATCCAATTTTAACACACACATTAAAGAATTCCAAATGAATGTAGTTGATAAAAGGTTAAAAAGATCAAGATGGTTGTCACAAATCATGGAGTATTACCCATTGAACAAACTTTCAGAAGTCAGACTGGAAGACCTATCCGAATCTGactttaataataatcagaACATATCTAATTTAGCCACGACAAGGAAAACACAACTAAATACAGAAGACTATTCAGCAGATAACAAAACAGTAGTCaaaagattaaaattaGACAACGATACATCAGCGATCGTTGTTGATAAACCTCAGAAAGGCTCAATAAGTTTAGTAGGAAGCGGTCCTGGTTCAATATCCATGTTGACAGTGGGTGCTCTGcaagaaattaaatcagCTGATTTGGTGTTGGCTGATAAACTAGTACCTCAAACTATCATAGATTTAATTCCTAAAGATACCGAGATATTCTTTGCAAAAAAGTTCCCAGGACATGCTGAAAAGGCCCAGgaagaattattacaaaGAGGTATAACAGCATTAACAGAAGGTAAGAAAGTGATTCGCTTAAAGCAAGGTGATccatatatatttggtCGTGGAGGTGAggaatttttatatttcaagGAAAATGGCTTTACTCCTACTGTTTTGCCTGGAATAAGCTCTGCATTGGCTGCTACAGTCGTTTCAAAAATACCAGCGACTCAAAGGGGCATTGCTGATCAAATATTGATCTGCACTGGAACAGGAAGAAAAGGTGCTTTGCCAACTATTCCGGAATATGTTGAGTCAAGGACCACTGTCTTTTTGATGGCGCTACATAGAGCTGATATTCTAACTAAAGCATTACTTGAAAACTCATGGAAACCAAATACCCCAATTGCTATTGTTGAAAGAGCTTCGTGTAAAGATCAACGTGTCACAAGAACATTGCTAAAATATTTACCTGATGTTATTAAAGACATCGGGTCAAGACCTCCTGGACTTTTAGTTGCAGGGAATGCCGTGAACGCTCTTGTTGAATCTGATCTGGATGACAATAacaaatattcaatgattGAGGGTTTCAGAGAAGTTCAAGCGGAGTTAGTGGGacttatataa
- the TPHA0C00190 gene encoding RTA1 domain-containing protein (similar to Saccharomyces cerevisiae RSB1 (YOR049C); ancestral locus Anc_5.647) — MSGYLPPAFLEDTLKSVSANVTHIYPNGTIEIIHRKSYYSGLVPNLGFNIAMIVIWSIILGAETLSLYFKQYWFSITFICAALLEIVGYAGRVWSHFNLYARSAYLMQMICLTIAPVFTMAGMYYQLAKLIEIYSHKFSILPSPVLYSQIFIFCDIVSLVVQAAGGGISGGAVKRDKSVKPGEHVFIAGLSIQVATMSIFLFLWCHFAYLVFYKSRMDHLGLKGFKTHFKISQICSVSQEDIDYMYREKFAPLRNDTTSKARHLSFKWFAWAFTVSVCCIFVRCAYRLAELVDGFKGFIITHEVYFIILDAVMISFATVIMLVIFPGIAFNGREVNIPITRGRTDPELDQSEDPEGQSSSSAMSEKSGGPEDKTTELEEKKSIFKKIFNNPFKK, encoded by the coding sequence ATGAGTGGTTATTTACCCCCTGCATTTCTAGAGGATACTCTAAAATCAGTATCGGCTAACGTTACCCACATCTATCCAAATGGTACAATAGAAATTATCCACAGAAAATCTTATTATAGCGGTCTAGTTCCAAATCTAGGTTTCAATATCGCTATGATCGTAATCTGGTCCATCATCCTAGGTGCAGAGACtctatcattatatttcaaacAATATTGGTTTAGTATTACATTTATTTGCGCAGCATTACTAGAAATCGTCGGTTATGCAGGTAGAGTATGGTCACATTTCAACTTATACGCAAGATCCGCTTATTTAATGCAAATGATTTGTTTGACAATTGCTCCTGTTTTCACAATGGCTGGTATGTATTATCAACTAGCAAAACTGATAGAAATTTATTCTCATAAATTCAGTATTTTACCTTCTCCAGTGCTATATTCTCaaatcttcatcttctgtGATATTGTGTCATTAGTTGTTCAAGCTGCTGGTGGTGGTATATCCGGTGGCGCTGTTAAGAGAGATAAAAGTGTAAAACCAGGTGAGCATGTTTTCATTGCTGGTTTATCCATCCAAGTTGCCACTATGTCCATCTTTTTGTTCCTGTGGTGTCATTTCGCATATCTGGTCTTTTACAAATCAAGAATGGATCATTTAGGATTAAAAGGTTTCAAAACtcatttcaaaatttccCAAATATGCAGTGTATCTCAAGAAGATATTGATTACATGTATAGAGAAAAATTTGCTCCATTAAGAAATGATACGACATCTAAGGCTAGACACCTCTCATTCAAATGGTTTGCTTGGGCATTTACAGTTTCCGTTTGTTGCATTTTCGTTAGATGTGCTTATCGTCTAGCTGAATTAGTAGACGGTTTCAAaggttttattattacgCACGAAGtctatttcattattttagaTGCTGTCATGATTTCATTTGCGACTGTTATTATGTTGGTCATCTTCCCAGGTATTGCCTTCAATGGTAGAGAAGTTAACATTCCAATCACCAGAGGAAGAACAGATCCAGAACTAGACCAATCTGAAGATCCAGAGGGACAATCTAGTTCTAGCGCCATGTCTGAAAAATCTGGTGGTCCCGAAGATAAGACTACAGAGCTTGAGGAGAAGAAatctattttcaaaaagatCTTCAACAATCCTTTTAAGAAATAA